Proteins co-encoded in one Saccharomyces cerevisiae S288C chromosome II, complete sequence genomic window:
- the TSC10 gene encoding 3-dehydrosphinganine reductase (3-ketosphinganine reductase; catalyzes the second step in phytosphingosine synthesis; essential for growth in the absence of exogenous dihydrosphingosine or phytosphingosine; localized to lipid droplets; member of short chain dehydrogenase/reductase protein family; mutations in human homolog KDSR cause recessive progressive symmetric erythrokeratoderma) — MKFTLEDQVVLITGGSQGLGKEFAKKYYNEAENTKIIIVSRSEARLLDTCNEIRIEAHLRRETTDEGQVQHKLAAPLDLEQRLFYYPCDLSCYESVECLFNALRDLDLLPTQTLCCAGGAVPKLFRGLSGHELNLGMDINYKTTLNVAHQIALAEQTKEHHLIIFSSATALYPFVGYSQYAPAKAAIKSLVAILRQELTNFRISCVYPGNFESEGFTVEQLTKPEITKLIEGPSDAIPCKQACDIIAKSLARGDDDVFTDFVGWMIMGMDLGLTAKKSRFVPLQWIFGVLSNILVVPFYMVGCSWYIRKWFRENDGKKAN; from the coding sequence ATGAAGTTTACGTTAGAAGACCAAGTTGTGTTGATCACTGGTGGTTCACAAGGTCTTGGAAAGGAATTCGccaaaaaatattataatgAGGCTGAAAACACAAAGATTATTATCGTCAGTAGGTCAGAGGCTAGACTGCTGGACACATGCAACGAAATTAGGATTGAAGCTCACCTGAGAAGGGAAACCACTGACGAGGGCCAAGTGCAACATAAGTTGGCTGCGCCCTTGGACCTTGAGCAACGGTTATTTTACTACCCATGCGACTTGTCCTGCTACGAATCCGTGGAATGTTTGTTCAATGCCCTGAGAGACTTGGATTTACTCCCTACACAAACGTTATGCTGTGCAGGGGGGGCTGTTCCTAAGTTATTTCGTGGGCTAAGCGGACATGAGTTGAACTTGGGTATGGACATCAACTATAAAACAACTTTGAACGTGGCACATCAGATTGCCCTTGCAGAGCAAACCAAGGAACACCACCTCATCATCTTTTCTAGTGCCACCGCGCTTTACCCATTTGTGGGCTATTCCCAGTATGCGCCTGCAAAAGCTGCAATCAAATCACTGGTAGCAATCTTAAGACAAGAACTGACGAACTTCCGTATCAGTTGTGTTTATCCTGGTAATTTTGAAAGCGAAGGTTTCACTGTAGAGCAGCTAACGAAACCCGAAATTACAAAGTTGATCGAAGGCCCCTCAGACGCTATCCCATGCAAACAAGCATGTGATATCATTGCCAAGTCGCTGGCCAGAGGTGATGATGACGTTTTTACAGATTTTGTCGGATGGATGATAATGGGGATGGACCTTGGGCTCACCGCAAAGAAAAGCCGCTTTGTTCCGTTGCAATGGATTTTTGGTGTCCTATCAAACATTCTGGTCGTGCCATTCTACATGGTTGGCTGTTCCTGGTATATCAGGAAATGGTTTCGTGAAAATGACGGCAAGAAGGCCAACTGA
- the REI1 gene encoding Rei1p (Cytoplasmic pre-60S factor; required for the correct recycling of shuttling factors Alb1, Arx1 and Tif6 at the end of the ribosomal large subunit biogenesis; involved in bud growth in the mitotic signaling network), translating into MSSSGVYTCNSCVLTFDSSDEQRAHMKSDWHRYNLKRRVAQLPPISFETFDSKVSAAAASTSKSAEKEKPVTKKELKRREKQALLEKKKKLLEIARANMLENMQKSQEGNTPDLSKLSLQENEENKEKEEPKKEEPEQLTEEEMAERVMQEKLRNRVDIPLEQCLFCEHNKHFKDVEENLEHMFRTHGFYIPEQKYLVDKIGLVKYMSEKIGLGNICIVCNYQGRTLTAVRQHMLAKRHCKIPYESEDERLEISEFYDFTSSYANFNSNTTPDNEDDWEDVGSDEAGSDDEDLPQEYLYNDGIELHLPTGIKVGHRSLQRYYKQDLKPEVILTEGQGTLVAAETRSFLPAFDKKGVQTQQRVWQTERFDKKRLDKRSAKFVNNQPHYRDQLLQ; encoded by the coding sequence ATGAGTAGCAGTGGTGTTTATACGTGTAATTCATGTGTCCTGACCTTTGATTCAAGCGACGAGCAGCGGGCCCACATGAAGTCCGATTGGCATCGCtacaatttgaaaagacGTGTTGCACAATTGCCACCAATATCATTTGAGACATTTGACTCCAAAGTGTCTGCAGCTGCTGCCAGTACTAGTAAGTCTGCTGAAAAGGAGAAACCTGTTACCAAAAAGGAGTTGAAAAGAAGGGAAAAGCAAGCATTGctcgaaaagaaaaagaaactgttGGAAATTGCCAGGGCTAATATGCTTGAAAACATGCAAAAGAGCCAAGAGGGAAATACTCCCGACCTAAGCAAGCTCTCTTTGCAAGAAAATGAGGAGaacaaggaaaaggaagaacCTAAGAAGGAGGAGCCTGAACAGTTGACCGAGGAAGAAATGGCGGAAAGAGTAATGCAAGAAAAGCTACGCAACAGAGTCGATATTCCACTGGAACAATGTCTATTTTGTGAGCACAATAAGCACTTCAaagatgttgaagaaaaccTGGAACACATGTTTAGGACCCACGGGTTTTATATCCCAGAACAGAAATATCTAGTCGACAAGATCGGCTTGGTAAAATACATGTCGGAGAAGATTGGTCTTGGGAACATTTGTATTGTTTGTAATTACCAGGGGAGAACGTTGACCGCTGTAAGACAGCACATGTTGGCAAAGAGACACTGTAAAATTCCCTACGAAAGCGAGGATGAAAGGTTGGAGATATCTGAATTCTACGATTTTACAAGCTCATACGCAAACTTTAATAGCAACACAACACCAGACAACGAAGATGACTGGGAAGACGTGGGCAGCGACGAAGCCGGAAGCGACGACGAAGATCTGCCACAAGAGTACTTATATAACGATGGTATAGAGCTGCATCTACCGACAGGCATCAAAGTTGGCCACAGGTCCTTGCAAAGATACTACAAGCAAGACTTAAAGCCCGAGGTGATACTGACCGAAGGCCAAGGTACCCTGGTCGCTGCAGAGACGAGATCGTTCTTACCTGCCTTCGACAAAAAGGGCGTGCAGACTCAACAGCGTGTTTGGCAAACTGAGAGGTTCGACAAGAAAAGGCTCGATAAGAGAAGTGCCAAGTTCGTCAATAACCAACCACACTACAGAGACCAACTTCTGCAGTAA
- the SLM6 gene encoding Slm6p (Protein with potential role in actin cytoskeleton organization; null mutant is slow-growing, sensitive to Congo Red, impaired in endocytosis, has increased lifespan; gene exhibits synthetic genetic interaction with MSS4 encoding phosphatidylinositol 4-phosphate kinase) has translation MCSRFSSTSLKCLLCSQNRHCSSGISTLLRSFSCITLSAISSSVNCSGSSFLGSSFSLFSSFSCKESLLRSGVFPSWLFCMFSSILALAISNSFFFFSSNACFSLLFNSFLVTGFSFSADLLVLAAAADTLESNVSNDIGGNCATRLFKL, from the coding sequence ATGTGTTCCAggttttcttcaacatcttTGAAGTGCTTATTGTGCTCACAAAATAGACATTGTTCCAGTGGAATATCGACTCTGTTGCGTAGCTTTTCTTGCATTACTCTTTCCGCCATTTCTTCCTCGGTCAACTGTTCAGGCTCCTCCTTCTTAGgttcttccttttccttgttCTCCTCATTTTCTTGCAAAGAGAGCTTGCTTAGGTCGGGAGTATTTCCCTCTTGGCTCTTTTGCATGTTTTCAAGCATATTAGCCCTGGCAATTTCCaacagtttctttttcttttcgagCAATGCTTGCTTTTCCCTTCTTTTCAACTCCTTTTTGGTAACAGGTTTCTCCTTTTCAGCAGACTTACTAGTACTGGCAGCAGCTGCAGACACTTTGGAGTCAAATGTCTCAAATGATATTGGTGGCAATTGTGCAACACgtcttttcaaattgtaG
- the MRPL37 gene encoding mitochondrial 54S ribosomal protein mL54 MRPL37 (Mitochondrial ribosomal protein of the large subunit) — MLARSLGYRLISTSRILYNKPTVKSVVSSCPAGTSLNLNIWKSGKDAVALEDKEYPNWLWSVLDSDHVVEHAAEDPEGQALLKRRKNIRKANRQRIKQNNFLSQL, encoded by the coding sequence ATGTTGGCGCGCAGTTTGGGTTACAGGTTGATATCGACCAGTCGTATCTTATATAATAAACCCACGGTTAAGTCAGTGGTGTCGTCGTGTCCTGCGGGAACATCGCTTAACTTAAACATATGGAAGAGCGGTAAAGACGCAGTGGCACTCGAGGACAAGGAGTATCCAAATTGGTTATGGAGCGTATTGGATAGTGATCACGTTGTCGAACATGCGGCTGAGGACCCAGAGGGACAGGCTCTCTtaaagagaagaaagaacaTAAGGAAGGCGAACAGGCAGCGAATCAAGCAAAACAATTTCTTGAGCCAACTTTAA